In the Pseudanabaena sp. BC1403 genome, TTGTTAGTAATGCGATTTGGCTCGCTATTAGTAGTTGACCATATCTTGATGGCAAAACGACGGTTTGGCGATCACCTATTAGGTGTGGTCATTAATGACATTCCTGATGAACAATATGAAACAGCGATCGAGATTCTCCACCCTTATCTCGAAAATCAAGGCATTCCTGTATTTGCCCTCATGCCCGAAAACCGCACCTTGCGAAGTGTCAGCGTCTCTGAAATCATAGAGCAACTTGGCGCAAACATCCTTTGTTGTCCTGAAAATATTGATTTAGGGAAAGTAATGGTGGAGGAACTCAAAATTGGCGCAATGGATGTCAACTCTGCCCAAAGCTATTTCCGCAAGTCCTATAACAAAGCCGTAATTACAGGCAGCAGTCGGATCGATCTTCAGTTCGCAGCGCTAGAAACATCGACAAATTGCTTGATTTTGACAGGTCGTCCCTTTGTTAGTGATGATGTCGCCCACAAAGCTATGGAATTGGGTGTACCAATCCTCTCAGTCAGTAAAGACACCCTGAGTACGGTTAGTATTATTGAATCTTGTCTAGGGCAAGTTCGTCTGCATGAAGGAGTGAAAGTGACTAGTATCTGCGACATGATGGGAAAATACTTTAATTTTGAGCGTTTCTTAAGGCTCATGAATATCAAAGCTTTAGCCTCAGCTTAGCCCAAAAAGAGGTGTCGCGGATAGACACCTCTTTTTTAGGCTAAGCATTTTTGTGAGCAGGCTTTTTACATTTCTTTTAAAGTTTTCCAACCAGGCAACCATAGCGATCGCCGCTTCAGAGCTTTAGCATTTAGCCAAAATCTTACAGAATCATCACAAGCTGCTTTTATCTCGGCAAAAACTAGTTCTCCTTCATTTTTGCGATTCACTACAACAAAATGTCGCCAGCCAAAAGTTTCTTGCATAGCAGTCCACTTAGAACCGATTAGATACGGAAATTTCTGTTTTTTAGGCATATTACCTCATAAAAAATACGGCTAGCCGCATTTTTTATGTCTAATCAATGTCGTCATCATCATTGTCATCGTCATCGTCATCGATGTAGTTAGGGTCATCGCCTAACATCAATTCACTTAATTCTTCAGCTTCGTCATCAAACTTTAAGCTCGACTCAGTACCTTCTCTAGCGATCAGGCGACCTGTGGACTCTAGCCAATCGAGAATAGATGCTTGCTGCTCGGTGGGAATAAGTGTGGCAGGCTGGTTGCGGCGCTGTACGCGCAAAGCGGGGTTGTTAATCATAAAAATATCAAATAAAAATTCTAGTCTCGTTCAAGAATTGTGCAAAGCACAATTCTTGAACACACTTCTTGAAAAGTTAGAAACCTGCGGGTAAACCCAGACCACCAGTGAGGTCTTCCATTTTTTGCTTCATTGTGCCTGTAGAAAGCTGATAAGCATCCTTTAGAGCTGCAAGTACCAAGTCGGACAAAACTTCTGCGCCTTCATTCAAAGCTTCAGGAGAAATTTCCACGCTTTGGGGCTCTTGGTTTCCGCTTAGTGTGATTTTTACTAAACCACCACCTGATTCTCCAGTTAAGCGCAATTCATCTAATTCTTCTTGTAGCTTTTTTGCGCCTTCTTGAATTTGCTGCGCTTTTTGGAAGGCTTCTTTCATTTTGCCTAAGCCAAATCCAAATCCTTTTCCGTCTGACATAGCAGTATCAGTTTTATCCTAAGTTTTCCTGTACATTATGTCACTAATCGTAACGGTTCGGTAAGTACGGTCATCTAGACAGCGATTCTCATTATGAAACCAATTTTGGTGTTTCCAGCGCCTTCGGCGCTGGAAACACCAAAATTGGTTGTTTAAAAGCCCACCGTTGGCGGGCTTTTAAACAACCAATTTTTATAATGAAAACTGCTGTTATCTAGATATCTGTCCATAGACGTGCATCAACAAATCTAGAAA is a window encoding:
- a CDS encoding phosphotransacetylase family protein; the encoded protein is MPQAKHLLIGSTRSGSGKSATILGLTYNLQVKGYKIGYGKPIGTFTTKELPESAERTEADVEFIRQVLNLPQSLLLPTLLNLDRAALQLRLSGEDKADYSNKLDEYKKLIEGDLVLLEAPANTAEGAIFGLSLEEMADQLEAPILLVMRFGSLLVVDHILMAKRRFGDHLLGVVINDIPDEQYETAIEILHPYLENQGIPVFALMPENRTLRSVSVSEIIEQLGANILCCPENIDLGKVMVEELKIGAMDVNSAQSYFRKSYNKAVITGSSRIDLQFAALETSTNCLILTGRPFVSDDVAHKAMELGVPILSVSKDTLSTVSIIESCLGQVRLHEGVKVTSICDMMGKYFNFERFLRLMNIKALASA
- a CDS encoding TIGR02450 family Trp-rich protein — encoded protein: MPKKQKFPYLIGSKWTAMQETFGWRHFVVVNRKNEGELVFAEIKAACDDSVRFWLNAKALKRRSLWLPGWKTLKEM
- a CDS encoding DUF3134 domain-containing protein, producing the protein MINNPALRVQRRNQPATLIPTEQQASILDWLESTGRLIAREGTESSLKFDDEAEELSELMLGDDPNYIDDDDDDNDDDDID
- a CDS encoding YbaB/EbfC family nucleoid-associated protein, translated to MSDGKGFGFGLGKMKEAFQKAQQIQEGAKKLQEELDELRLTGESGGGLVKITLSGNQEPQSVEISPEALNEGAEVLSDLVLAALKDAYQLSTGTMKQKMEDLTGGLGLPAGF